One segment of Rhizobium sp. NXC14 DNA contains the following:
- a CDS encoding 3-methyl-2-oxobutanoate dehydrogenase (2-methylpropanoyl-transferring) subunit alpha has translation MVDSARLSLHVPEPAVRPGGQPDFSNVKIAKAGSVPRPEVDVASEDIRDLAYSIIRVLNRDGEAVGPWAGSLSDEELLSGLRNMMKLRAFDARMLMAQRQGKTSFYMQHLGEEAVSCAFRKALNKGDMNFPTYRQAGLLIADDYPMVEMMNQIYSNESDPLHGRQLPIMYSSKEHGFFTISGNLATQYVQAVGWAMASAIKNDSRIAAAWIGDGSTAESDFHSALVFASTYKAPVILNIVNNQWAISTFQGIARGGSGTFAARGLGFGIPALRVDGNDYLAVHAVSRWAAERARRNLGPTLIEHVTYRVGAHSTSDDPSAYRPKTESEAWPLGDPVLRLKKHLIVKGVWSEERHVQAEAEIMDEVIEAQRQAEAHGTLHAGGKPSVRDIFEGVYAEMPAHIRRQRQKAGY, from the coding sequence ATGGTGGATTCCGCTCGTTTGAGCCTGCACGTCCCCGAACCCGCCGTTCGTCCGGGCGGCCAACCTGATTTTTCCAACGTCAAGATCGCCAAGGCCGGTTCGGTGCCGCGGCCGGAGGTCGATGTCGCGTCCGAGGATATCCGCGATCTCGCCTATTCGATCATCCGCGTCTTGAACCGTGACGGCGAAGCGGTCGGCCCCTGGGCGGGCTCGCTCTCTGATGAAGAACTGCTGTCCGGGCTTCGCAACATGATGAAGCTGCGCGCCTTCGACGCCCGCATGCTGATGGCGCAGCGACAGGGCAAGACCTCCTTCTACATGCAGCATCTCGGCGAAGAGGCCGTCAGCTGCGCCTTCCGCAAGGCGCTCAACAAGGGCGACATGAATTTCCCGACCTATCGCCAGGCGGGCCTGTTGATTGCCGACGACTACCCGATGGTCGAGATGATGAACCAGATCTATTCGAACGAGAGCGATCCGCTGCACGGCCGGCAGTTGCCGATCATGTATTCCTCCAAGGAACACGGGTTCTTCACCATCTCGGGCAATCTCGCCACCCAATATGTGCAGGCCGTCGGCTGGGCGATGGCCTCGGCGATCAAAAACGACAGCCGCATTGCCGCGGCCTGGATCGGTGACGGATCGACGGCGGAATCGGATTTTCACTCGGCGCTCGTCTTCGCCTCGACCTATAAGGCGCCTGTGATCCTCAACATCGTCAACAATCAATGGGCGATCTCCACCTTCCAGGGAATTGCCCGCGGCGGTTCCGGCACTTTTGCCGCCCGCGGCCTCGGCTTCGGCATTCCGGCGCTGCGGGTTGATGGCAACGATTATCTCGCCGTCCATGCCGTCTCCCGCTGGGCGGCCGAACGCGCCCGGCGCAATCTCGGCCCGACGCTGATCGAACATGTGACCTACCGCGTCGGAGCGCATTCGACCTCTGACGATCCGAGCGCCTATCGGCCGAAGACTGAATCGGAAGCCTGGCCACTCGGCGATCCGGTGCTGCGGCTGAAGAAACATCTGATCGTCAAGGGTGTTTGGTCGGAGGAGCGGCATGTGCAGGCGGAAGCAGAAATCATGGACGAGGTGATCGAGGCGCAACGCCAGGCCGAGGCGCATGGCACGCTGCATGCCGGCGGCAAGCCTTCGGTGCGTGACATTTTCGAAGGGGTCTATGCCGAGATGCCGGCGCATATTCGTCGCCAGCGGCAGAAGGCAGGATACTGA
- a CDS encoding alpha-ketoacid dehydrogenase subunit beta, which produces MARMTMIEAVRSAMDVSMAKDDNVVVFGEDVGYFGGVFRCTQGLQAKYGRTRCFDTPISESGIVGTAIGMAAYGLKPCVEIQFADYMYPAYDQLTQEAARIRYRSNGDFTCPIVVRMPTGGGIFGGQTHSQSPEALFTHVCGLKVIVPSNPYDAKGLLIAAIEDPDPVMFLEPKRLYNGPFDGHHERPVTPWSKHDLGDVPDGHYTIPIGKAEVRRAGSAVTVIAYGTMVHVALAAAEDTGIDAEVIDLRSLLPLDLDTIVKSVTKTGRCVVVHEATLTSGFGAEVVSLVQEHCFYHLEAPVVRVAGWDTPYPHAQEWDYFPGPGRVGRALAEVMEA; this is translated from the coding sequence ATGGCCAGGATGACGATGATCGAGGCCGTGCGTAGCGCCATGGACGTGTCAATGGCGAAGGACGACAATGTCGTCGTTTTCGGCGAAGATGTCGGTTATTTCGGCGGCGTCTTCCGCTGTACGCAGGGCCTGCAGGCAAAATATGGCAGGACGCGCTGCTTCGATACGCCGATCAGCGAATCCGGCATCGTCGGTACCGCAATCGGCATGGCCGCCTATGGGCTGAAGCCCTGCGTCGAGATCCAGTTCGCCGACTACATGTATCCGGCCTATGACCAGCTGACGCAGGAGGCGGCCCGCATCCGCTATCGCTCCAACGGCGATTTCACCTGCCCGATCGTTGTGCGCATGCCGACTGGCGGCGGCATCTTCGGCGGCCAGACGCACAGCCAGAGCCCGGAGGCGCTCTTCACCCATGTCTGCGGTCTGAAAGTGATTGTGCCGTCCAATCCCTATGACGCCAAGGGCCTGCTGATCGCGGCGATCGAGGACCCCGATCCCGTCATGTTCCTGGAGCCGAAACGGCTCTATAATGGCCCCTTTGACGGCCATCACGAGCGGCCGGTGACGCCCTGGTCGAAACACGACCTCGGCGACGTGCCCGATGGCCATTACACGATCCCGATCGGCAAGGCCGAGGTGCGGCGGGCGGGATCGGCGGTGACCGTCATTGCCTATGGCACGATGGTGCATGTGGCGCTGGCCGCGGCTGAGGACACCGGCATCGATGCCGAGGTGATTGATCTAAGAAGCCTGCTGCCGCTCGATCTCGATACGATCGTCAAATCGGTTACCAAGACCGGGCGCTGCGTCGTCGTCCATGAGGCGACCTTGACGTCGGGCTTCGGCGCCGAGGTCGTGTCACTGGTGCAGGAACATTGCTTCTATCACCTCGAAGCGCCTGTTGTGCGCGTCGCCGGCTGGGACACGCCCTATCCGCATGCGCAGGAGTGGGACTATTTCCCCGGTCCCGGCCGCGTCGGGCGGGCGCTTGCCGAAGTCATGGAGGCCTGA
- a CDS encoding dihydrolipoamide acetyltransferase family protein encodes MGEFIIKMPDVGEGVAEAELVEWHVKTGDPVREDMVIAAVMTDKATVEIPSPVDGTVIWLAGDIGDRIAVKAPLVRIETAEGAGEAQPMPISQAPSAEVVKAEIARPAPATPITAAPAAAAAPAEKPLAAPSVRLFARESGVDLRQVQGTGPAGRILREDVEQFLVQGAAPALLRGGSAKKTATEEIKLTGLRRRIAEKMVLSTSRIPHITYVEEVDMTALEELRATMNGDRREGHPKLTVLPFLMQALVKAIAGQPEVNATFDDDAGIITRHSAVHIGIATQTPAGLTVPVVRHAEARGIWDCAAEMARLAEAARSGTATRDELSGSTITISSLGALGGIVSTPVINHPEVAIIGVNKIATRPVWDGTQFVPRKMMNLSSSFDHRIIDGWDAATFVQRIRTLLETPALIFIEG; translated from the coding sequence ATGGGCGAATTCATCATCAAGATGCCCGATGTCGGGGAAGGGGTCGCCGAGGCCGAGTTGGTGGAATGGCATGTGAAGACGGGAGATCCCGTCCGCGAGGACATGGTGATCGCCGCCGTGATGACGGACAAGGCGACGGTCGAAATTCCCTCTCCCGTCGATGGCACTGTCATCTGGCTCGCCGGCGATATCGGAGACCGCATCGCGGTCAAGGCCCCGCTGGTGCGGATCGAAACGGCGGAAGGTGCCGGTGAGGCCCAACCGATGCCGATCTCGCAGGCGCCGAGCGCCGAAGTGGTCAAAGCGGAGATCGCCAGGCCTGCCCCAGCGACGCCGATCACCGCTGCGCCGGCTGCTGCGGCTGCGCCCGCCGAAAAGCCGCTTGCCGCGCCTTCCGTGCGGCTCTTCGCCAGGGAAAGCGGTGTTGATCTGAGGCAAGTGCAGGGGACCGGGCCGGCCGGGCGCATCCTGCGCGAAGATGTCGAGCAATTCCTCGTGCAAGGCGCCGCTCCGGCCCTCCTAAGGGGCGGATCCGCCAAGAAGACGGCGACCGAGGAGATCAAGCTCACCGGGCTGCGCCGCCGCATCGCCGAGAAAATGGTGCTGTCCACCTCGCGCATTCCCCACATCACCTATGTGGAGGAAGTAGACATGACGGCGCTGGAGGAACTGCGCGCCACCATGAACGGCGACCGCAGGGAGGGCCATCCCAAGCTCACGGTCCTGCCCTTCCTGATGCAGGCCCTGGTCAAAGCCATTGCCGGGCAGCCCGAGGTAAACGCCACTTTCGACGACGATGCCGGTATCATCACGCGCCATAGTGCCGTGCATATCGGCATCGCCACGCAGACGCCGGCAGGCTTGACCGTGCCTGTCGTGCGGCACGCGGAAGCGCGTGGCATTTGGGATTGCGCCGCCGAAATGGCCCGGCTGGCGGAGGCGGCGCGCTCGGGCACGGCGACGCGCGACGAGCTTTCCGGCTCCACCATCACCATCAGCTCGCTCGGCGCGCTCGGCGGCATCGTCTCGACGCCTGTCATCAACCATCCGGAGGTGGCGATCATCGGCGTCAACAAGATCGCCACGCGCCCGGTCTGGGACGGCACGCAATTCGTGCCGCGCAAGATGATGAACCTCTCCTCCAGTTTCGATCATCGCATCATCGACGGCTGGGATGCGGCGACCTTCGTCCAGCGGATCCGCACGCTGCTCGAAACACCGGCGCTCATTTTCATCGAAGGCTGA